A genomic window from Dehalococcoidia bacterium includes:
- a CDS encoding tautomerase family protein yields the protein MPIVRIEMWAGRTQAQKRELARVITEAMVTIAQTTPEATIIIFEDIPKENWAQGGVLASDQ from the coding sequence ATGCCCATCGTGCGCATCGAGATGTGGGCCGGCCGCACTCAGGCCCAGAAGCGGGAGCTGGCACGGGTCATTACCGAGGCCATGGTCACCATCGCCCAGACCACGCCTGAGGCCACCATCATCATCTTCGAGGACATACCCAAGGAGAACTGGGCCCAAGGAGGTGTGCTGGCCTCCGACCAGTGA
- the ftsH gene encoding ATP-dependent zinc metalloprotease FtsH, with product MNGRWLRQSLLYLLIIVAVVAIIYSLLPRPQTGVEEVSLSALVEDVRQGRVREVVVEGRTVTWTVFAGGQKFKAKLEEGDTVREVLQDAGIPIDEQPAIKTKEGQPWDNLLGIVLNFLPLIIIVGILFFFLRQAQGTNTQALNFGRSRARLITGSRPTVTFADVAGVDEAKEELREVVEFLKHPEKFAALGARVPKGVLLVGPPGTGKTLLAKAVAGEAGVPFFSISGSEFVEMFVGVGAARVRDLFDQAKRNAPCIVFIDEIDAVGRHRGAGLGGSHDEREQTLNQILVEMDGFDSSTNIIVIAATNRPDILDPALLRPGRFDRQVVLDRPDVRGRKAILEVHCRGKPLDTDVDLEVLARQTPGFSGADLANLVNEAAILAARRGKRRISMREFNEAIDRVIAGPERKSRVLSPKEREIIAYHEAGHALVAYLLPNADPPYKISIVSRGMAGGFTRFLPEEDRHLYTRSQFKDMLAAMLGGLVAEELVLGEFTTGPQDDLERATRLARQMVTQYGMSERLGPRTFGRKEELIFLGKEIAEQRNYSEKIAELIDEEVRQIIDEAYHKAKEVLTTHRDRLDQLVKLLLEKETLEGEELKAALEGRELAAAPPAAASQEAPARAGQAPIAQPRPGLALEGGGSVASSLREPFTNEHGP from the coding sequence ATGAACGGGCGTTGGCTGAGGCAGAGCCTTCTTTATCTCCTCATCATCGTGGCGGTGGTGGCCATCATATATTCCCTCCTCCCCCGCCCTCAGACGGGCGTTGAGGAGGTCTCCCTCTCCGCCCTGGTGGAGGACGTGCGCCAGGGGCGGGTACGGGAGGTAGTGGTGGAGGGCCGTACCGTCACCTGGACGGTCTTCGCAGGAGGGCAGAAGTTCAAGGCCAAGCTGGAAGAGGGGGATACGGTACGGGAAGTCCTGCAGGATGCTGGCATCCCCATCGATGAGCAGCCAGCCATCAAGACCAAGGAGGGGCAGCCCTGGGACAATCTGTTGGGCATCGTCCTCAACTTCCTTCCCCTCATCATCATAGTGGGCATCCTGTTCTTCTTCCTGCGGCAGGCCCAGGGCACCAATACCCAGGCCCTCAACTTCGGCCGCAGCCGCGCCCGCCTCATCACTGGATCCCGTCCCACCGTCACCTTTGCCGATGTGGCTGGTGTGGACGAGGCCAAGGAGGAGCTGCGGGAGGTGGTGGAGTTCCTCAAGCATCCCGAGAAGTTCGCCGCCCTGGGGGCGCGGGTGCCCAAGGGCGTCCTCCTGGTGGGCCCTCCCGGCACGGGCAAGACCCTCCTGGCCAAGGCGGTAGCCGGTGAGGCCGGCGTCCCCTTCTTCTCCATTAGCGGCTCCGAGTTCGTGGAGATGTTCGTGGGGGTGGGGGCGGCACGGGTGCGTGACCTCTTCGACCAGGCCAAGCGCAACGCCCCCTGCATCGTGTTCATCGATGAGATCGACGCCGTAGGCCGCCACCGCGGCGCCGGCCTGGGCGGGTCCCACGATGAGCGGGAACAGACCCTCAACCAGATCCTGGTGGAGATGGACGGTTTCGACTCCAGCACCAACATCATCGTCATCGCCGCCACCAACCGCCCCGACATCCTGGACCCCGCCCTTTTGCGCCCTGGGCGCTTCGACCGTCAGGTGGTGCTGGACCGCCCCGACGTGCGAGGGCGCAAGGCCATCCTGGAGGTTCACTGCCGCGGCAAGCCCCTGGACACCGACGTGGACCTGGAGGTCTTGGCCCGCCAGACCCCCGGCTTCTCAGGGGCCGATCTGGCCAACCTGGTCAACGAGGCAGCCATCCTGGCCGCCCGCCGCGGCAAGCGTCGCATCAGCATGCGGGAGTTCAACGAGGCCATCGATCGGGTCATCGCCGGGCCCGAGCGCAAGAGCCGCGTCCTGAGCCCCAAGGAGCGGGAGATCATCGCCTATCACGAGGCCGGCCACGCCCTGGTGGCCTACCTCCTGCCCAACGCCGACCCGCCCTACAAGATCAGCATCGTCTCCCGCGGCATGGCCGGTGGCTTCACCCGCTTCCTGCCCGAGGAGGACCGCCACCTCTATACCAGGAGCCAGTTCAAGGACATGCTGGCCGCCATGCTGGGCGGTCTGGTGGCCGAGGAGCTGGTACTGGGGGAGTTCACCACCGGCCCCCAGGACGACCTGGAGAGGGCCACCCGCCTGGCCCGCCAGATGGTTACCCAGTATGGCATGAGCGAGCGGCTGGGCCCCCGCACCTTCGGCCGTAAGGAGGAGCTCATCTTCCTGGGCAAGGAGATCGCCGAGCAGCGCAACTACTCGGAGAAGATCGCTGAACTCATCGACGAAGAGGTGCGGCAGATCATCGATGAGGCCTACCACAAGGCCAAGGAGGTCCTCACCACCCACCGCGATCGCCTGGACCAGCTGGTGAAGCTCCTCTTGGAGAAGGAGACACTGGAGGGAGAAGAGCTGAAGGCGGCCTTGGAGGGCCGGGAACTGGCCGCCGCTCCACCAGCCGCCGCCTCGCAGGAGGCGCCCGCCCGGGCTGGGCAGGCTCCCATCGCCCAGCCCCGGCCGGGGCTGGCCCTGGAAGGGGGCGGCTCCGTGGCCTCCTCCTTGAGGGAGCCCTTTACTAACGAGCACGGGCCGTAA
- the rpmA gene encoding 50S ribosomal protein L27 yields the protein MAHKKSTGSAKNGRDSNAKRLGVKRFDGQHVWPGCIIVRQRGTKIHPGRNVGLGRDYTIYALVEGFVKFEPYNKYGRRKVSVVPLQEVASSS from the coding sequence ATGGCCCATAAGAAGAGCACCGGCTCGGCCAAGAACGGGCGCGATAGCAACGCCAAGCGCCTGGGGGTGAAGCGGTTTGACGGCCAGCATGTCTGGCCCGGCTGCATCATCGTCAGGCAGCGAGGCACCAAGATCCACCCTGGCCGCAACGTAGGATTGGGGCGAGACTACACCATCTACGCACTGGTGGAGGGATTCGTCAAGTTCGAGCCATATAACAAATATGGGCGCAGAAAGGTGAGTGTGGTGCCTCTGCAGGAGGTGGCTTCCTCCTCATGA
- the rpmE gene encoding 50S ribosomal protein L31: MKAGIHPQYVEATVVCACGNTWKTRSTKPLLRIEVCSKCHPFFTGEQRIVDTMGRVERFRRRYGLTEEKGSS, encoded by the coding sequence ATGAAGGCAGGCATTCATCCCCAGTACGTAGAGGCCACGGTGGTGTGCGCCTGCGGCAACACTTGGAAGACCCGCTCCACCAAACCCCTCCTGCGCATTGAGGTCTGCTCTAAATGCCATCCTTTCTTCACCGGCGAGCAGCGCATCGTGGACACCATGGGGCGGGTAGAGCGGTTCCGCCGCCGCTACGGCCTCACCGAGGAGAAAGGGAGCAGCTAG
- the hisI gene encoding phosphoribosyl-AMP cyclohydrolase yields MELKFDDRGLIPAIAQDARTGQVLMVAWMNAEALRRTLQTGEAWFWSRSRQELWHKGATSGNVLRVLEVWTDCDGDVLLLKVEAAGPACHTGERSCFFRRLDEAP; encoded by the coding sequence ATGGAGCTGAAGTTCGACGATCGGGGCCTCATCCCGGCCATCGCCCAGGACGCCCGCACAGGCCAGGTGCTCATGGTGGCCTGGATGAACGCCGAGGCCTTACGCCGCACCCTGCAGACGGGCGAGGCCTGGTTCTGGAGCCGCAGCCGTCAGGAGCTGTGGCATAAGGGAGCCACCTCCGGCAACGTGCTGCGGGTGCTGGAGGTGTGGACCGACTGCGACGGGGACGTGCTGCTGCTGAAGGTGGAGGCGGCCGGCCCCGCCTGCCACACCGGCGAGCGCTCCTGCTTCTTCCGCCGCCTGGACGAGGCCCCTTGA
- the hisF gene encoding imidazole glycerol phosphate synthase subunit HisF, translating into MVAKRVIPCFDVAGGRVVKGVRFLGLRDAGDPVELARLYEAEGADELVFLDIKASPEGRRTAVLMVERIADQIFIPFTVGGGIASVEDMRMMLESGADKVAINTAAVRDPTLIARGAERFGSQCIVVAIDAKRVAPGRWEVYIYGGEGGGKPTGLDAVEWAKKAASLGAGELLVTGMDADGTRQGYDLELTRAISEAVEVPVIASGGAGSPEHMVAAILEGKADAVLAASIFHYGLYSIREVKEHLARHGISVRL; encoded by the coding sequence ATGGTGGCCAAGAGGGTCATCCCCTGCTTCGACGTGGCCGGCGGGAGGGTGGTGAAAGGGGTCCGCTTCCTGGGGCTGCGGGACGCTGGCGACCCTGTGGAGCTGGCCCGCCTCTATGAGGCCGAGGGGGCCGATGAGCTGGTCTTCCTGGACATAAAGGCCTCCCCCGAGGGGCGGCGCACGGCCGTGCTTATGGTGGAGCGTATCGCCGACCAGATCTTCATCCCCTTCACCGTGGGTGGGGGCATCGCCAGTGTGGAGGACATGCGCATGATGCTGGAGTCGGGGGCGGACAAGGTGGCCATCAACACCGCCGCTGTGCGGGACCCCACCCTCATCGCCCGCGGGGCGGAGAGGTTTGGCTCTCAGTGCATTGTGGTGGCCATCGATGCCAAGAGGGTGGCGCCCGGCCGCTGGGAGGTCTATATATACGGTGGCGAGGGGGGAGGGAAGCCTACGGGCCTGGATGCTGTGGAGTGGGCTAAAAAGGCCGCCTCCTTAGGGGCGGGCGAGCTGCTGGTGACGGGCATGGACGCCGATGGCACCCGCCAAGGCTACGACTTGGAGCTGACGCGGGCCATCTCCGAGGCCGTGGAGGTCCCTGTCATCGCCTCGGGAGGTGCGGGGAGCCCCGAGCATATGGTGGCAGCCATCCTGGAGGGGAAGGCCGATGCCGTCCTGGCGGCCTCCATCTTCCACTACGGCCTCTACTCCATCCGGGAGGTGAAGGAGCACCTGGCCCGCCACGGCATATCCGTGCGACTATGA
- a CDS encoding acyl-CoA dehydrogenase family protein, whose product MTRELDIPEDIRDLVKGISEGLLQFVEQEVVPLEERDRDILGDERKLFDEHGYLVPRAQEARQQIRQRSAQAGYYAMYAPESVGGGGVPPRAMSLIQERYYRHIGPGRLYAGWARAFLTAPPIASFVDGPSHIFTFAPEEVRKEFLPALLRGEKTVCFALSEPDAGSDVWGLKTRAVRDGDEWVISGTKQWITNAPYADYAIVFAVTDEEMAAQHRGGITAFFVDTSSPGFQRQAVIRIMGHLGSDCGIISLDGVRVPHSRVMGEVNQGFQIAMLGISEGRVSIAASCVGLAEYALDRALAYAQERKAFGVPIAEHQAIQFMLADMAIDIFTSKYACLQTAALVEAAVKGQARIPVKEISIVKAYCVEACQRAFDAAIQIHGGVGLTDDLPLNEGWRIARTLRIPDGTSEIQRRTIARQMLRGDTAF is encoded by the coding sequence ATGACACGGGAACTGGACATCCCTGAGGACATCCGGGACCTGGTGAAGGGGATAAGCGAGGGTCTCCTGCAATTCGTGGAGCAGGAGGTGGTCCCACTGGAGGAGAGGGACAGGGATATCCTGGGGGACGAGCGCAAGCTCTTCGACGAGCACGGATACCTGGTGCCCAGGGCCCAGGAGGCCCGCCAGCAGATTCGACAGCGTTCGGCCCAGGCCGGCTACTACGCCATGTACGCCCCCGAGTCGGTGGGGGGAGGTGGGGTGCCCCCTCGGGCCATGAGCCTTATCCAGGAGCGGTACTACCGGCACATAGGGCCAGGACGCCTTTACGCTGGCTGGGCCCGCGCCTTCCTCACCGCCCCTCCTATTGCCAGCTTCGTGGACGGCCCCTCCCACATCTTCACCTTCGCCCCTGAGGAGGTGCGCAAGGAGTTCCTGCCTGCGCTGCTCAGAGGCGAGAAGACCGTCTGCTTCGCCCTCAGCGAGCCCGACGCCGGCTCCGATGTATGGGGGCTCAAGACCCGTGCCGTCCGCGACGGAGACGAGTGGGTCATCTCGGGCACCAAGCAGTGGATCACCAACGCCCCCTATGCCGACTATGCCATCGTATTCGCCGTCACCGATGAGGAGATGGCCGCCCAGCACCGAGGGGGCATCACGGCTTTCTTCGTGGACACCTCCTCCCCTGGCTTCCAGAGGCAGGCTGTCATCAGGATCATGGGCCATTTGGGCAGCGATTGCGGCATCATCTCCCTGGACGGGGTGCGGGTGCCCCATAGCCGGGTCATGGGTGAGGTGAACCAGGGCTTCCAGATCGCCATGCTGGGTATATCGGAGGGGAGGGTGTCCATAGCTGCATCCTGTGTAGGGCTGGCCGAGTATGCCCTGGACCGGGCCCTGGCCTATGCTCAGGAGCGCAAGGCCTTCGGGGTGCCCATCGCCGAGCACCAGGCCATCCAGTTCATGCTGGCCGACATGGCCATCGATATCTTCACCAGCAAGTACGCCTGTCTGCAGACGGCGGCGTTGGTAGAGGCGGCTGTCAAGGGGCAGGCCCGCATCCCTGTCAAGGAGATATCCATCGTCAAGGCCTACTGCGTGGAAGCTTGCCAGCGGGCCTTCGATGCCGCCATCCAGATCCATGGCGGTGTGGGCCTTACCGATGACCTCCCCCTCAACGAGGGGTGGCGCATCGCCCGCACCCTCCGCATACCCGATGGCACCTCCGAGATCCAGCGCCGCACCATCGCCCGCCAGATGCTAAGGGGGGACACGGCCTTCTAG
- the hisA gene encoding 1-(5-phosphoribosyl)-5-[(5-phosphoribosylamino)methylideneamino]imidazole-4-carboxamide isomerase codes for MELIPAIDIRGGRCVRLLQGDFQRELSYPHQPKQVALSFQEAGAPRLHVVDLDGAREGRPVNMAVIVGILEAVKVPVQVGGGLRDMASIARYLEMGADRCVLGTAALENEALLRESLAAFPGRIAVALDVREGRPQARGWLQGHHMSAPQVVERLVALGVRHIIYTDIGVDGTLSHPRLAEVEGALRHVRSLGEEVTFIYSGGIASIEDLLALARLGVDGAIVGRALYEGLVDLPTALRALAGA; via the coding sequence ATGGAGCTTATCCCGGCCATAGATATCCGTGGTGGGCGTTGCGTGCGCCTGCTCCAAGGGGACTTCCAGCGGGAGCTCTCCTACCCTCACCAGCCGAAGCAGGTGGCCCTTAGCTTCCAGGAGGCAGGGGCCCCACGCCTGCACGTGGTGGACTTGGACGGCGCCCGGGAAGGCCGGCCGGTGAACATGGCCGTCATAGTCGGGATCCTGGAAGCAGTGAAGGTGCCCGTGCAGGTGGGTGGGGGACTGAGGGACATGGCCTCCATCGCCCGCTACCTGGAGATGGGGGCCGACCGCTGCGTCCTGGGGACGGCTGCCTTAGAGAACGAGGCCCTGCTACGGGAGTCCCTGGCGGCCTTCCCCGGTCGTATCGCCGTGGCCCTGGACGTGCGGGAGGGGCGCCCCCAGGCCCGGGGGTGGCTTCAGGGCCACCACATGTCGGCGCCCCAGGTGGTGGAACGCCTGGTGGCCCTGGGGGTGCGACACATCATCTACACCGATATTGGGGTGGACGGCACCCTCTCCCATCCCCGGCTGGCGGAGGTGGAGGGGGCTCTCCGCCATGTTCGGTCCCTAGGAGAGGAAGTCACATTTATCTACTCGGGGGGCATCGCCTCCATAGAAGACCTGCTGGCCCTGGCCCGCCTGGGGGTGGACGGGGCCATCGTTGGCCGGGCCCTGTATGAAGGGCTAGTGGATCTCCCCACCGCCCTGAGGGCCCTGGCCGGGGCCTGA
- the hisH gene encoding imidazole glycerol phosphate synthase subunit HisH, translated as MGHVKVVIVDYGAGNLRSVARAVEHAGGRPVVSSDPRDVERAEAVVMPGVGAAANTMRSLEALGLAEPLRQYILEGRPFLGVCMGQQVLFEFSEEGGLHRCLGILRGRVVRLPQGLKVPHMGWSPVRVVRPHPFLDGVRDGEYFYFVHSYYPRPEEPDVVAAVAHYGVEFPAVVAKGNLVATQFHPEKSGEAGLRLYRNFLRLARQ; from the coding sequence ATGGGGCATGTGAAGGTGGTCATCGTCGACTACGGGGCAGGCAACCTGCGCAGCGTAGCGCGGGCAGTGGAGCATGCTGGCGGCCGGCCGGTGGTCAGCAGCGACCCCCGCGACGTGGAGAGGGCGGAGGCGGTGGTCATGCCTGGGGTGGGGGCAGCAGCCAATACTATGCGCAGCCTGGAGGCCCTGGGTCTAGCCGAACCGCTGCGCCAGTACATCCTGGAGGGCCGCCCCTTCCTCGGGGTGTGCATGGGGCAGCAGGTCCTGTTCGAGTTCTCGGAGGAGGGAGGGTTGCACCGGTGCCTGGGCATCCTACGGGGGCGGGTGGTGCGGCTGCCTCAGGGCCTGAAGGTGCCCCACATGGGCTGGAGCCCGGTGCGCGTGGTACGTCCCCATCCCTTCCTGGACGGGGTGCGCGATGGCGAATACTTCTACTTCGTCCACAGCTACTATCCGCGGCCAGAGGAGCCGGACGTGGTGGCTGCCGTGGCCCACTATGGCGTAGAGTTCCCGGCAGTGGTGGCCAAGGGCAACCTGGTGGCCACCCAGTTCCACCCCGAGAAGAGCGGGGAGGCGGGGCTCCGCCTTTACCGCAACTTCCTGCGGCTGGCCCGCCAGTGA
- the ligA gene encoding NAD-dependent DNA ligase LigA has translation MGCGFDNVYTARLAAEELRSEINRHDYLYYVLNQPEITDAEYDELMRKLRAIEEHYPELITPDSPTQRVPGQPVEAFGVVEHRVPMLSLANAFNYEELKAWHRRAVQLAEQEAFDLVVEPKVDGLAVALVYEQGRFVVGATRGDGYRGENITENLKTIRSIPMVLRTRHVPERFEVRGEVYMPKEAFQRLNQELAERGEKVFMNPRNAAAGSLRQKDPRVTASRKLDIWIYQLGWCEGPHPTTHWEILQWLRELGFRINPENRLCRTLEEVQRTWEEWVEKRHELPYEVDGLVVKINDTTLWDRLGFVGREPRWAIAYKFPPVQATTRLLDIRHNVGRTGRINPYAVLEPVLVSGVIVKQATLHNDDYIRQRDLRVGDWVVVERAGEVIPQVVAPVPSRRTGQEKPYTPPTHCPVCGTELERPEGEVFSYCPNPSCPAQAFRWLTHFVQRSAMDIDGLGQRWCEALLAAGLVEDPGDLYFLTEEKLMQLERMGPVLAAKIVRNIQQSKERPLARVIFALGIRHVGPENAEILANEFGSIDRLAQASVEELAALPGIGPKIAESIHRWFRDPRNLRVVEKLRRAGVRLEKPMEEGPAMEGPLKDLTFVFTGTLHSMPRSKAQALVQQLGARASDSVTRETDYLVVGEGPGSKLEKARRYGTKILTEEEFLQLLRQYGVQVG, from the coding sequence ATGGGGTGCGGGTTCGACAACGTCTACACAGCCCGTCTAGCAGCCGAGGAGCTACGGTCGGAGATCAACCGGCACGATTACCTCTATTACGTCCTCAACCAGCCCGAGATCACCGATGCCGAATACGACGAGCTGATGCGTAAGCTCCGGGCCATCGAGGAACACTACCCGGAGCTCATCACCCCCGACTCTCCCACCCAGCGGGTGCCCGGCCAACCGGTGGAGGCCTTCGGCGTGGTGGAGCACCGGGTGCCCATGCTCTCCCTGGCTAACGCCTTCAACTACGAGGAGCTAAAGGCCTGGCATCGGCGGGCAGTGCAGTTGGCCGAGCAGGAGGCCTTCGATCTGGTGGTGGAGCCCAAGGTGGACGGCCTGGCCGTGGCCCTGGTCTACGAGCAGGGGCGATTCGTGGTGGGCGCCACCCGCGGCGATGGCTACCGGGGCGAGAACATCACCGAGAACCTCAAGACCATCCGCAGCATCCCCATGGTCCTCCGCACCCGCCACGTGCCTGAGCGGTTCGAGGTGCGGGGGGAGGTATACATGCCCAAGGAGGCCTTCCAACGCTTGAACCAGGAGCTGGCCGAGCGAGGCGAGAAGGTGTTCATGAACCCTCGCAACGCCGCCGCCGGCTCCCTGCGCCAGAAAGACCCTAGGGTCACCGCCTCCCGCAAGCTGGACATCTGGATCTACCAGCTGGGGTGGTGCGAAGGCCCCCACCCTACCACCCACTGGGAGATCCTGCAATGGCTACGGGAGCTGGGCTTCCGTATCAACCCTGAGAACCGCCTCTGCCGCACCCTGGAAGAGGTACAGCGCACCTGGGAGGAGTGGGTGGAGAAGCGCCATGAACTCCCCTACGAGGTGGACGGCCTGGTGGTGAAGATCAACGATACCACCCTGTGGGACCGGCTAGGGTTTGTGGGGCGGGAGCCCAGGTGGGCCATCGCCTATAAGTTCCCACCAGTGCAGGCCACCACCCGCCTGCTGGACATCCGCCACAACGTGGGGCGCACGGGGCGCATCAACCCTTACGCCGTCCTGGAGCCGGTGCTGGTGAGCGGGGTCATAGTCAAGCAGGCCACCCTCCACAACGACGACTACATCCGTCAGCGGGACCTGCGCGTGGGCGATTGGGTGGTGGTGGAGCGGGCGGGGGAGGTGATACCCCAGGTGGTGGCCCCTGTCCCCAGCCGGCGCACAGGCCAGGAGAAGCCTTACACCCCTCCCACCCATTGCCCCGTGTGCGGCACGGAGCTGGAGCGGCCTGAAGGGGAGGTCTTTAGCTACTGTCCCAACCCCTCCTGCCCCGCCCAGGCCTTCCGCTGGCTCACCCACTTCGTGCAGCGCTCGGCCATGGACATCGATGGCCTGGGCCAAAGGTGGTGCGAGGCCCTCCTAGCCGCCGGCCTGGTGGAGGACCCCGGCGACCTCTACTTCCTCACTGAGGAGAAGCTGATGCAGCTGGAGCGCATGGGCCCTGTGCTGGCGGCCAAGATCGTGCGCAACATCCAGCAAAGCAAGGAGAGGCCCCTAGCCCGCGTCATCTTCGCCCTGGGCATAAGACACGTGGGCCCCGAGAACGCTGAGATCCTGGCCAACGAGTTTGGCAGCATCGACCGCTTGGCCCAGGCCAGCGTGGAGGAGCTGGCTGCCCTGCCGGGCATCGGCCCTAAGATAGCCGAGAGCATCCACCGCTGGTTCCGCGACCCTCGCAACTTGCGGGTGGTGGAGAAGCTGCGGCGGGCAGGGGTGCGCCTGGAGAAGCCCATGGAGGAGGGCCCCGCTATGGAGGGGCCCCTGAAGGACCTCACCTTTGTCTTCACCGGCACCCTCCACTCCATGCCCCGTAGCAAGGCCCAAGCCCTGGTGCAGCAGTTGGGGGCGCGAGCCAGCGACTCCGTCACCAGGGAGACCGATTACCTAGTGGTGGGGGAGGGCCCAGGTTCCAAGCTGGAGAAGGCCCGCAGGTACGGAACCAAGATCCTAACCGAGGAGGAGTTCCTCCAGCTCCTCCGCCAATATGGTGTGCAAGTCGGGTGA
- a CDS encoding thermonuclease family protein — translation MRSLVLALTIPLLALLVACQIQEEQATPTTPLAPTITPPPGLTQAKVRRVVDGDTIEVDIQGKFYTVRYIGIDTPETVHPNRPVECFGKEASRRNRQLVAGKVVGLEKDVSETDRYGRLLRYVWVDGQMVNAVLVAEGYARTYTYPPDVKYAHLFLQLEREAREANRGLWGACALR, via the coding sequence GTGAGGAGCTTAGTTCTTGCCCTCACCATCCCGCTGCTGGCGTTGTTGGTAGCCTGCCAGATCCAAGAGGAGCAGGCCACCCCAACCACACCATTAGCGCCCACCATCACCCCGCCCCCCGGTCTGACGCAGGCCAAAGTGAGGCGGGTAGTGGACGGCGACACCATCGAGGTAGATATACAGGGCAAGTTCTATACGGTGCGTTACATAGGCATCGATACTCCTGAGACGGTCCACCCCAACCGCCCCGTCGAATGCTTCGGCAAGGAGGCCTCCCGCCGCAACCGCCAGCTGGTGGCGGGCAAGGTGGTGGGCCTGGAGAAGGACGTCTCCGAAACAGACCGCTATGGGAGGCTTCTGCGCTACGTTTGGGTGGACGGTCAGATGGTCAACGCCGTCCTAGTAGCTGAAGGATACGCCAGGACATACACCTATCCCCCAGACGTCAAATATGCCCACCTCTTTCTGCAGCTGGAGCGAGAGGCCCGGGAAGCCAACAGAGGCCTATGGGGCGCCTGTGCCCTCCGATAG